The Streptomyces sp. NBC_01775 genome includes a region encoding these proteins:
- a CDS encoding AzlD domain-containing protein — MSVWIAIGATIVGCYLVKLLGLSVPAGVLERPLTKRLAALVPVALLSALIAQQTFSKDAALVLDARTAGLAAAAVALLLRAPFLVVVAAAVLVTAGVRVLG, encoded by the coding sequence CGGTGCGACGATCGTCGGCTGTTATCTGGTGAAGCTGCTCGGTCTGTCGGTGCCCGCGGGGGTGCTGGAGCGACCGCTCACCAAGCGGCTGGCGGCCCTGGTGCCGGTGGCGCTGCTGTCCGCGCTGATAGCGCAGCAGACATTCAGCAAGGACGCCGCGCTGGTCCTCGACGCCCGCACGGCGGGCCTCGCGGCGGCTGCCGTCGCTCTGCTGCTGCGCGCACCCTTCCTGGTGGTCGTGGCGGCTGCCGTGCTGGTGACCGCGGGGGTCCGGGTACTGGGCTAG